The following proteins are co-located in the Castanea sativa cultivar Marrone di Chiusa Pesio chromosome 8, ASM4071231v1 genome:
- the LOC142606124 gene encoding uncharacterized protein LOC142606124, whose translation MEKLAFALITASRKLRHYFQAHVINVLTDHPLKKAMNKLKAAGRLIQWAVELSEFDVRYQPRSAIKAQALADFITEFTPSQDKLDKDVRVERWVINVDRSSTLYAAGIGVILKSPEGDKLEYATRLQYQTTNNEAEYEALLKGLELAKSLGAESIIVKGDSQLVTTGLQFK comes from the exons atggagaagctagcctttgctttGATCACGGCTTCTAgaaagctgagacattattttcaagctcatgttaTCAACGTCTTAACGGATCATCccctaaagaaggcaatgaacaagttgaaAGCTGCAGGACGACTAATCCAATGGGCAGTggaacttagtgagtttgatgtcagaTACCAGCCAAGGAGCGCGATAAAGGCACAGGCGTTGGCAGATTTCATTACGGAGTTCACCCCTAGCCAGGACAAGCTGGACAAAGATGTAAGAGTCgaaaggtgggttatcaatgtagacAGGTCATCCACACTATATGCGGCAGGGATTGGAGTTATACTAAAATCCCCAGAGGGTGACAAGTTGGAATACGCAACCCGTTtacagtatcaaaccaccaacaatgaagcgGAGTACGAAGCTTTACTCAAAGGgctagaattggctaagtctCTAGGGGCGGAATCAATAATAGTtaaaggagattctcagcta Gttactactggcctacaattcaagtag
- the LOC142607020 gene encoding transcription factor MYB123-like: MGRRPRCTKVEMNNGPWTAEEDKMLTDYIKIHGERKWCNVAKKAGLKRCGNSCRLRWLNYLRPDIKRGNISPAEEDLIIRLHRLLGNRWSLIAGRLPGRTDNEIKNYWNTVLRKKLINGKQHMQNTILRPSNEITSSTTSVSNGAKTNAGKCKKIFETSQSHELETFGSNALEEPLKEGCFVNDNVVNESKSKEDCSQNFSLSSNYMDELLMSGVSGSDFWKLCMFYDNIVAGCNNGSTNDLLDKHLP, from the exons ATGGGTAGGCGTCCTCGCTGCACTAAGGTGGAAATGAATAATGGACCTTGGACCGCTGAAGAGGACAAAATGCTCACAGATTACATCAAAATCCATGGAGAAAGAAAATGGTGCAATGTTGCAAAGAAAGCAG GTCTTAAGAGGTGTGGAAATAGCTGCAGGCTTCGGTGGCTGAATTATCTGAGGCCTGATATCAAGAGGGGTAACATATCACCTGCTGAAGAGGACCTCATTATTAGGCTCCACAGGCTCTTGGGCAATAG ATGGTCTCTTATAGCTGGGAGGTTGCCAGGCCGAACAGACAATGAAATCAAGAACTATTGGAACACTGTCCTAAGAAAGAAACTGATCAATGGGAAACAACATATGCAAAACACAATTCTTAGACCTTCCAATGAGATCACATCCTCAACCACTAGTGTGTCCAATGGGGCTAAGACCAACGCAGGGAAGTGTAAAAAGATCTTTGAAACCTCACAGTCGCACGAACTTGAAACTTTTGGTAGTAATGCTCTTGAAGAACCCTTGAAGGAAGGATGCTTTGTGAATGATAATGTTGTAAATGAATCAAAATCCAAAGAGGATTGCTCACAAAACTTTTCATTGAGCTCTAATTACATGGATGAGCTTTTGATGTCTGGTGTTTCTGGTTCAGACTTCTGGAAGTTATGCatgttttatgataatattGTAGCAGGGTGTAATAATGGAAGCACCAATGATCTCTTGGACAAGCATCTTCCATAG